A window of the Helianthus annuus cultivar XRQ/B chromosome 4, HanXRQr2.0-SUNRISE, whole genome shotgun sequence genome harbors these coding sequences:
- the LOC110885431 gene encoding LRR receptor-like serine/threonine-protein kinase FLS2, protein MPFKSFMLLPFLILGVLSADSVLEDEANALKQFKNLITDDPTDALLDWNADSNHHCNWTGIQCHNITKRVVSISIQQTYLKGQISPFLGNLSGLQVLDLSYNLFTGNIPFQLGYCTQLSKLILYTNSLSGPIPSELGTLRNLQTLDLGNNSITGIIPGSLCDCTSLLELHLDSNRLNGTIPDRIGNLVNLQFLGAFTNLLEGSIPTSVGQLKELQVLSLDSNKLNGTIPDTIGDLVSLQFLIAFDNLLEGSIPTSVGKLKQLQVLALYQNHISGIIPTEIGNLSSLQQLLLFDNSLSGELPTSIGHLTELQTIDICQNQLSGIIPTEIGNLSRLQTLQLFENFLSGQIPSEIGRCKNLTLLNLYTNKLTGSIPGEIGNLQELEFLRLYNNQLNSTIPRTLFQLKSLINLQLSQNNLSGNVSSEISSLESLKRLTLHNNKFTGEIPASITRLVNLNILTLSSNFLTGPIPSSIGSLYNLQTLTMQHNSFFGPIPRETGNLTSLVVLDLGQNQLSGTIPIEISKISSLQRLSVGDNNLEGRIPDKLFELKQLTELYLMNNKFEGTILNSVSRLKMLSLLDLSRNRFNGSIEEGMTKLNRLLSIDLSHNFFAGSISRTVISSMKNMQIYLNFSNNFLTGTIPNEFGKMEMVQAIDISNNNLSGGIPVTFQNCRNLQSLDLSRNQLSGGISNEIFPTLGELSYINFSRNQLDGKIPESMANLTLLTSVDLSQNKFNGTIPEDFGNNVALKRLNLSFNNLEGRVPDMGIFKNSSAIGLLGNPSLCVTNDTKSCAFSTQSNRSHQISRKAVLIIAILGSLALLPVLFLGILCYRHVQKSKVKQSEDTEPEYTRRATLKRFDRKELEDATNGFSESNILGTSSLSTVYKGTLTDGRMIAVKNLNFTEFSAESDKSFNKEMNTLAKLRHRNLVKVLGFAWESGRLKAVVLEFMENGNLDTVIHDSGTDRSRWDLSERVDVLISVSRGLVYLHSGYDFPIVHCDLKPSNILLDEKWDAHVSDFGTARILGVHNQDGSSVSSASAFQGTIGYLAPEFAYMRNVTTKVDVFSFGVIIMEFITRKRPTGLPEDDGIQITLPQLIEQALSKGMNELIEVADPDLASDFATKYGVVEQILQLALCCTQTDPDDRPDMNEILSSLTKISKKV, encoded by the exons ATGCCTTTCAAAAGCTTTATGCTTTTACCTTTCCTGATACTCGGTGTTCTATCCGCAGATTCCGTCTTGGAAGATGAAGCAAACGCTTTAAAACAGTTCAAGAATTTAATCACTGATGACCCAACTGATGCACTCCTGGATTGGAATGCCGATTCCAACCACCATTGCAACTGGACTGGAATCCAATGCCATAATATCACCAAACGTGTCGTTTCTATTTCGATTCAACAAACATACCTCAAAGGCCAAATCTCACCTTTTCTTGGAAACCTTTCCGGTCTCCAGGTTCTTGATTTATCTTATAATTTATTCACTGGCAACATTCCATTCCAGTTGGGATACTGCACACAACTTTCCAAGCTTATTCTTTACACCAATTCCCTCTCTGGTCCGATTCCATCAGAACTGGGAACACTACGGAATCTGCAGACACTAGACTTGGGAAACAATTCCATCACTGGAATCATTCCAGGGAGTTTGTGTGATTGCACTTCTTTGCTAGAACTTCATCTCGATTCCAACAGGCTTAACGGAACAATCCCAGATAGAATTGGTAATTTGGTCAATCTTCAGTTTCTTGGAGCTTTTACAAATCTTTTAGAAGGATCGATTCCTACATCGGTTGGTCAACTAAAAGAGTTACAAGTGCTTAGTTTAGATTCCAACAAGCTCAACGGTACAATTCCAGATACAATTGGTGATTTAGTCAGTCTTCAGTTTCTTATAGCTTTTGATAACCTTTTAGAAGGTTCAATTCCTACCTCAGTTGGTAAACTGAAACAATTACAAGTGCTTGCCTTGTATCAAAACCATATATCTGGTATCATTCCTACAGAGATTGGAAACCTGTCAAGTTTACAACAACTTCTTTTGTTTGATAACTCTCTCTCTGGAGAGCTTCCGACTTCGATTGGTCATTTGACAGAGCTCCAAACTATTGATATATGCCAAAACCAGCTTTCTGGTATCATTCCGACAGAGATTGGGAATTTGTCAAGATTACAAACTCTTCAGTTATTTGAAAATTTTCTTTCGGGACAAATACCAAGTGAAATTGGTCGTTGCAAAAATCTCACTCTTTTGAATCTATACACGAACAAGCTCACTGGAAGCATTCCCGGTGAGATCGGAAATCTTCAGGAATTAGAATTCTTGCGGTTATACAATAATCAACTGAATTCCACAATCCCAAGAACGTTGTTTCAGTTGAAATCATTAATTAATTTGCAACTGTCGCAGAATAATCTAAGCGGGAATGTTTCTTCAGAGATTTCTTCACTGGAATCCCTGAAGAGATTGACCCTTCATAATAACAAGTTTACTGGTGAAATTCCAGCATCAATAACCAGGTTAGTCAATTTGAATATCTTGACATTGAGCTCAAACTTTCTCACAGGACCAATTCCTTCAAGCATTGGCTCTCTTTATAATCTCCAAACGCTGACGATGCAGCATAATTCTTTTTTCGGGCCAATCCCACGAGAAACTGGAAACTTAACTAGTTTGGTGGTGTTAGATCTTGGGCAAAACCAACTTTCAGGCACCATCCCTATAGAAATCTCAAAAATTTCTTCTCTTCAACGCCTTTCAGTTGGTGATAATAATCTAGAAGGTCGGATTCCTGATAAACTTTTTGAGCTTAAACAGCTCACTGAACTCTACTTGATGAACAACAAATTTGAGGGTACAATTCTGAATTCTGTTTCAAGGCTCAAGATGCTTTCTCTGTTGGATCTCAGCAGAAACAGGTTTAACGGGTCAATTGAGGAGGGTATGACAAAACTGAACCGGTTGCTTTCAATAGACCTGTCTCACAACTTTTTCGCTGGATCGATTTCACGGACAGTGATTTCAAGTATGAAGAATATGCAGATATATCTCAATTTCTCAAACAATTTTCTTACAGGAACTATCCCAAATGAGTTTGGGAAGATGGAGATGGTGCAAGCCATTGATATCTCAAACAATAATCTGTCAGGAGGTATCCCGGTAACATTTCAGAACTGCAGAAACCTGCAGAGTCTTGATTTGTCAAGAAATCAGCTTTCTGGTGGCATCTCTAACGAAATATTCCCTACTCTTGGCGAACTTTCTTATATAAATTTCTCAAGAAATCAATTGGATGGAAAGATCCCAGAAAGCATGGCGAATCTCACACTTCTTACTTCGGTTGATCTTTCACAAAACAAATTCAATGGCACGATTCCTGAAGACTTTGGCAACAATGTGGCCTTAAAACGCCTCAATCTCTCGTTCAATAACCTTGAAGGACGTGTTCCCGATATGGGAATTTTCAAAAACTCTAGCGCAATCGGATTACTTGGAAATCCGTCTTTGTGTGTTACCAACGATACCAAGTCATGCGCCTTCTCAACTCAATCAAATCGTTCACATCAAATATCAAGAAAAGCCGTATTGATTATTGCAATACTCGGATCTCTAGCGTTGCTTCCTGTACTGTTTTTGGGAATTTTGTGTTATCGTCATGTCCAAAAATCGAAAGTTAAACAATCTGAGGATACAGAACCAGAATACACCCGACGGGCCACTCTCAAAAGATTTGACAGAAAAGAACTTGAAGATGCTACCAATGGATTCAGTGAAAGTAATATTCTCGGTACAAGCAGTTTAAGCACAGTGTACAAGGGTACACTAACAGATGGAAGGATGATAGCAGTGAAGAATTTGAATTTCACTGAGTTTTCAGCAGAATCTGATAAGAGCTTCAACAAAGAAATGAACACATTAGCAAAATTGAGGCATAGAAATTTAGTGAAAGTTCTTGGTTTTGCATGGGAGAGTGGAAGACTAAAGGCTGTGGTTCTCGAATTCATGGAAAATGGTAATCTGGATACGGTTATACATGATTCTGGGACCGATCGATCAAGATGGGATCTTTCCGAGAGAGTTGACGTTTTGATTTCAGTTTCAAGAGGACTTGTTTATTTACATTCCGGATACGATTTCCCTATAGTTCACTGTGATTTAAAGCCTTCTAATATACTTTTGGATGAAAAATGGGATGCTCATGTTAGCGACTTCGGGACAGCTCGGATTCTGGGAGTTCATAACCAGGATGGAAGCAGTGTTTCTTCTGCATCAGCATTTCAAGGCACCATTGGTTACTTGGCACCAG AGTTTGCATATATGAGAAATGTGACAACAAAAGTGGATGTATTTAGCTTTGGAGTAATAATTATGGAATTTATCACTAGAAAAAGACCAACAGGACTCCCTGAAGACGATGGAATCCAAATCACTTTGCCACAGTTGATAGAACAAGCACTTTCAAAAGGAATGAATGAGCTGATTGAAGTTGCAGATCCTGATTTGGCTTCCGATTTTGCCACAAAATACGGCGTTGTAGAACAGATTCTTCAGCTGGCTTTATGCTGCACTCAAACAGATCCAGATGATCGGCCAGACATGAACGAAATCTTATCTTCACTTACAAAGATCAGCAAGAAAGTGTAG